GTATGGGGGGGGGGGAGTATATCCACCCACTCTAtgccagatatgtttaagtcccatgtaataaatttaaattttcaatCGACTTGGTTTCAAATGTCTGTAATCTTTATTACTACAGAAAGCTGTAACTTTTCAACAGGTCTACTTCACATGTTGAAAGACCTATTGGGAGAAGAGACTTGATAACTGTAGCTCTCACAAGCAGTTTTTAGTCCTAATTACATGACCCATTCCACCTATACCAATGTGTCAAGGTCACATCGAGATATTGGGTAAATCGATGCTATTACACTAGcgcgagatcgtggttaccatgctTACTCCTCACCGACCCGCTCGAATTCGTGGTTAGCATGGTTACGCCCCACCAGTTTGCTATTAGAGTACACAAACTTGATAGGCAAGCCCaagaccttgacgcatcgggcACGATGAATTGACAAATGTAATTAGCGCTTATTGCACTCAAAACAAAAGATATAATAGTATATCTTTGTATGCAAATCTTTATAATATAATCCTGATCTTTTGACATAATAATGACTCAAACTAGCAACCCTCTGACCATTGTACATTTGTATACAGAAAGAAAAAAAGGCGTAAAACTAGAGCCCTGTAACGGCAATGATGACGACTCCATGGATGACTTGTTTCCTGATTCTGAAGAGATGGAGCTGAGTCAGATGGATGGTAGCAGACTACTGCCTACCGAAGCTGAGGAGAGACAGCTTAATATCATGGAGAAATTGGTAAGTACTGGAATTTCATTAAATACTTTACATCCACCTTAAGCTGATCGTACACTTGGCGGCAGCGGCATCGGAACGTACGCAACGTAAGCATATACGAATTGCTAACAAGTAAATGGTTCACCATCCACCTAATGGTCTGgccactgacatcctataatCAAATAGACTCACACTCGCTAAggagtttttataaaaaagcgtatacattaagttatgtacaTACGTAGAAGTACGTTCCTTCAAATTAAACTGGCTGtttaaataaagtgcaatatcagttatacagtgtcgttacacgtCGTGGTTTGTGACAAGATTCGCCGCggacattttttttacagagattggttgtctatttgttatacgaggtttATGTTGGTGGACTGTTAATTTGCGATGTATTGTCCATACAATGCAGTCTTGAGCTTTCATGATGGACTAGCTTCAACTTACAGATTGTAGAGTTTTTCTTCCTTTAAGACGTTATaaactattgttttattttatctgaTAGGTGGATGTAATGGATCAGCAATCGCAAGCAATGGTTCAAATGGCGCAGGCAGCTCATAACAACTCTAAAGCTTTAGAGCGCCTAGCTGAGGCGTCGCAAATGCAGGTAATTAATTTGATCTCTTTACACTTTGCATTAAGCGTAAAACTTCAATACATGTTGGCACCGAGGCGCGAGGGAGTCCTTAGGGAgcggatttttttgtaatatttgagTTTGTGTCCTGGGAACATCCATACAGAAATCCAAGGAAGCAGCCTGGCGCGGTTACGTATTAGAGCAACACAGCCTTCCGGTCCACCGGAGTCCCGTGTTGCACTATTGGTTTTATCGAGACTTCCGCTTTCTTTCCGTTTGCTACTGTGTGAGCTTTAAGATTTTGGACCTATTCACTATTCTTATATTGTTCCTCCTAGGCACTAGCAGTTGACAGAGTGGCGGCTACATTTGAAAACATCAGCACTTCAGTTCATGACGTCAGAAATGCTATCATGAGTATCGACTACACTATGAAGAGGTGTTACTCAGCTTCCGCGACGCAACAACGAACCAGCTCCAACTTatttagttaaaaaataatatttagacGAGAAATGTTTCGTATTAAAAAGTACAGTattcacaaataataatagtatccttttatgtatgtagaattaGAATATCTTTCAACaattttcatgtattttatcCAGATTACCGTAATTTAAATCTTAATTgttaattctatttatttt
The Pectinophora gossypiella chromosome 2, ilPecGoss1.1, whole genome shotgun sequence genome window above contains:
- the LOC126372960 gene encoding uncharacterized protein LOC126372960, whose translation is MADMLDDQGDNAVRPSRPSLVQVRALVEFIQKHPDLAHRKLRTGVARQKVKKLWIQLSNIANSLEGTLKSTKGWIKFWSDKRRSIILKQKQIDEGKLQDTLAPIEQKIYDLCQNVTDKSSTTKRKKGVKLEPCNGNDDDSMDDLFPDSEEMELSQMDGSRLLPTEAEERQLNIMEKLVDVMDQQSQAMVQMAQAAHNNSKALERLAEASQMQALAVDRVAATFENISTSVHDVRNAIMSIDYTMKRCYSASATQQRTSSNLFS